The Cellulomonas sp. P24 genome contains a region encoding:
- a CDS encoding M50 family metallopeptidase — protein sequence MVAAELIGVVGPHLLSPVVPLWERASAVQPPPSGQVIAATAAVAFLLVAVPGLWARTRHAVTIVHEGAHATAAVLTGRRLTGIRLHSDTSGLTVSVGRPTGAGMVTTVLVGYIGPALLGLGSAALLRAGHAVGLLWLLLVALLVLIVQVRNWFGLWSMLVFGALIVAVTWWASAEVQVAFAYLVTWFLLIAAPRPVIELQRLRRRRRTSGSDADVLARLTHLPGLVWVGFFLVVDVGALGLGGWWLLGL from the coding sequence ATGGTCGCGGCGGAGCTCATCGGTGTCGTCGGCCCGCACCTCTTGTCCCCGGTCGTCCCTCTGTGGGAGCGGGCCAGCGCCGTCCAGCCCCCACCGTCGGGCCAGGTCATCGCGGCGACCGCCGCCGTGGCGTTCCTGCTCGTCGCGGTCCCCGGGCTCTGGGCCCGCACGCGGCACGCGGTGACGATCGTCCACGAGGGTGCGCACGCCACGGCCGCGGTCCTCACCGGGCGGCGGCTCACCGGGATCCGCCTGCACTCCGACACGTCGGGGCTCACGGTGTCCGTCGGGCGCCCGACCGGGGCAGGCATGGTGACCACGGTGCTCGTCGGGTACATCGGGCCGGCACTGCTCGGTCTGGGGTCGGCGGCGCTGCTCCGGGCAGGTCATGCGGTCGGGCTCCTGTGGTTGCTGCTCGTCGCGCTCCTCGTGCTGATCGTCCAGGTGCGCAACTGGTTCGGGCTGTGGTCGATGCTCGTCTTCGGTGCGCTGATCGTCGCGGTCACCTGGTGGGCCTCGGCGGAGGTCCAGGTGGCGTTTGCCTACCTCGTGACGTGGTTCCTGCTGATCGCTGCGCCACGGCCCGTGATCGAGCTGCAGCGGCTGCGGCGACGCCGGCGCACCAGCGGGTCCGACGCCGACGTCCTCGCACGGCTCACCCACCTCCCCGGGCTCGTCTGGGTCGGGTTCTTCCTGGTGGTGGACGTGGGGGCGCTCGGGCTCGGCGGGTGGTGGTTGCTCGGGCTGTAG
- a CDS encoding MIP/aquaporin family protein, producing the protein MNDQYPLAVRLTCELLGTAILIVLGNGAVANVHLKGAKGYRGGWGLIAMGYGFGVMIPVLMFGGISGAHINPAMTIGQAISGMFPWSLVPAYVGAQLLGAMLGQLAIVATHKPYYDLTTDTDDVLATFATVNAAHSRLNGFANEVLGTFVLMFAALAILHSPVTAAEPGVAHLAIGFLVWALVVGLGGPTGPALNPARDLGPRLVHAMLPLRHKGSSDWHYSWVPVAAPLLGGAAGVAAWQGLLG; encoded by the coding sequence ATGAACGACCAGTACCCGCTCGCCGTCAGGCTCACGTGCGAGCTCCTCGGCACCGCGATCCTCATCGTCCTGGGCAACGGTGCGGTGGCGAACGTCCACCTCAAGGGCGCGAAGGGCTACCGCGGCGGCTGGGGGCTGATCGCGATGGGCTACGGGTTCGGCGTCATGATCCCGGTGCTCATGTTCGGGGGGATCAGCGGGGCGCACATCAACCCCGCGATGACGATCGGGCAGGCGATCTCGGGCATGTTCCCGTGGAGCCTCGTCCCGGCGTACGTCGGCGCGCAGCTGCTCGGCGCGATGCTCGGCCAGCTCGCGATCGTCGCGACGCACAAGCCGTACTACGACCTCACCACCGACACCGACGACGTCCTCGCGACGTTCGCCACGGTCAACGCCGCGCACAGCAGGCTGAACGGGTTCGCCAACGAGGTCCTCGGCACGTTCGTCCTGATGTTCGCGGCACTCGCGATCCTGCACTCGCCGGTCACGGCCGCGGAGCCGGGCGTGGCGCACCTCGCGATCGGGTTCCTCGTCTGGGCCCTCGTCGTCGGCCTCGGCGGACCGACCGGCCCCGCGCTCAACCCCGCCCGCGACCTCGGCCCGCGGCTCGTCCACGCGATGCTGCCCCTGCGGCACAAGGGCAGCTCCGATTGGCACTACTCCTGGGTCCCGGTCGCGGCCCCGCTGCTCGGCGGGGCCGCGGGCGTCGCCGCCTGGCAGGGGCTCCTCGGCTGA